Proteins encoded by one window of Puntigrus tetrazona isolate hp1 chromosome 25, ASM1883169v1, whole genome shotgun sequence:
- the c25h15orf40 gene encoding UPF0235 protein C15orf40 homolog: MHSQILRFIRLSLFPLVRPSALCSCSGKIPLYSSVSNSVYSQYNSMPKKDKTSKSNPKAPETPPGPVTKVKDGTITIAIHAKPGAKHNAVTDVSEEAVGVAIAAPPTDGEANAELLRYLAKVLELKKSEVALDKGSKSREKVIRVTAAVSQEEILKKLRTEASG, translated from the exons ATGCATTCCCAAATTCTCCGTTTCATACGTTTATCTTTATTTCCACTCGTGCGTCCGTCAGCATTGTGCAGCTGCTCGGGAAAAATCCCACTTTACAGCTCCGTCTCTAATAGCGTTTACTCCCAATACAACAGTATGCCCAAAAAGGACAAGACG agcaaaAGCAACCCAAAAGCACCGGAGACACCACCCGGGCCGGTTACTAAAGTTAAAGACGGGACAATTACAATAGCAATACATGCTAAACCCGGGGCCAAACATAACGCAGTCACTG ATGTGTCTGAGGAGGCGGTGGGGGTCGCCATCGCTGCCCCGCCGACCGACGGAGAGGCCAACGCCGAGCTCCTGAGATACCTGGCCAAAGTCCTGGAGCTGAAGAAGAGCGAAGTAGCGTTAGATAAG GGCTCCAAGTCCAGAGAAAAGGTTATCAGGGTGACTGCAGCTGTCAGCCAGGAAGAAATCCTGAAGAAACTGAGGACAGAAGCTAGTGGCTGA
- the glsl gene encoding glutaminase liver isoform, mitochondrial isoform X1, translated as MENSLSQEAEDNPYLCFQRTPSLRRKWRKRYGGLDGNKLLEPNKEDDTRENGELTDALTDRNADPVKFTASKETKAAGNIPQPVPRNTFPSQRPVNYVSPGSTGMPSFISNGGIKRTVPEQDKLHASQASQAWQQLGRPEMNQGHIKKKVAADVLFDSFASGGRVNCNQFFEALWSSGIIRTDPRIKDCYSLMRKLQEADGSVDRSTFHRCVTGFVSFILKALQGRFVIPDFSTFTEETQKLFIKCKQLSSVKGKEDVRESATKWGISVCTVDGQRLSLGDWAEPCILGEISWPLIYGLAVDQQGSDYVHRFVGMEEYSKYESPFTLNKQGVPHSPLVETGAIICTSLLQLATRPVTDEEEKYESVLNIIRRLCNKEHANLNCTSYQNLRKDIIHLHALSFYLQEKKCFPEGVGINSTLDLLLQCLSTEVTCESGAALAATLANGGLCPLSGDQVMSPHAVRSTLSVMQVAGMNDYSRMFHFKTSVPAKSSQSGVVLIVVPGVLGLMCWSPGLDCNGNSWRGVHFCEELVSNFQLHSFDIRTPFRQVLCYRQWKVESEGYQIMNVLLAAYRGDIISLRRYLLSGADVNAVDYDGRSALHVAASEGRLDVIKFLVENAGANSTLKDRWGKTALQEAMRCNQDPAIQFLKKHTDYEESV; from the exons ATGGAGAACAGCTTAAGCCAAGAAGCAGAGGACAACCCCTATCTGTG cTTTCAGAGAACACCGTCTCTCAGACGTAAATGGAGGAAACGCTACGGAGGCCTGGATGGTAATAAACTGCTGGAGCCAAATAAGGAGGATGACACAAGAG AGAATGGAGAGCTGACAGATGCCCTCACCGACAGGAACGCAGACCCTGTGAAGTTTACTGCGTCTAAG GAAACAAAAGCTGCAGGGAACATTCCACAACCTGTGCCAAGAAATACATTTCCATCCCAGAGGCCAGTCAATTACGTCTCTCCAGGCTCTACAG gCATGCCATCTTTTATAAGCAATGGAGGCATAAAACGAACAGTACCAGAGCAGGACAAACTTCATGCCAGCCAAGCCAGCCAAGCATGGCAACAGTTGGGCCGACCGGAAATGAATCAAGGTCATATTAAGAAAAAAGT gGCTGCTGATGTGCTGTTTGATAGTTTTGCCTCTGGGGGAAGAGTCAACTGCAATCAGTTTTTTGAG GCCCTGTGGAGCTCAGGAATCATCCGAACAGACCCACGGATTAAAGACTGCTACAGCCTGATGCGGAAATTACAGGAAGCCGATGGAAGCGTTGACAGGAGCACTTTTCACAG GTGCGTGACTGGCTTTGTGTCTTTCATACTGAAGGCATTGCAGGGAAGATTTGTCATTCCAGATTTCTCCACATTCACAGAGGAAACACAAAAGCTGTTCATTAAATGCAAACAACTCTCCTCTGTGAAG GGGAAAGAAGATGTAAGAGAGAGCGCCACAAAATGGGGCATTTCAGTTTGTACTGTGGATGGACAGAG ACTTTCTTTAGGAGACTGGGCTGAACCTTGCATTCTGGGAGAGATTTCCTGGCCTCTCATATACGGTCTAGCAGTAGACCAGCAAGGATCTGACTACGTGCACAGATTTGTAGGGATGGAGGAATATTCCAAATACGAGTCTCCATTTACCCTGAACAAGCAAG GTGTCCCTCATAGTCCACTGGTTGAGACAGGAGCCATTATCTGCACTTCTTTGTTACAG CTGGCAACCAGACCAGTCACTGACGAGGAAGAAAAGTACGAGTCT GTTTTGAATATCATCAGGAGACTGTGCAACAAAGAGCATGCAAACCTAAACTGCACCAG TTATCAAAACCTGCGAAAAGACATCATCCATCTCCACGCGCTTTCATTTTACTTACAAGAGAAGAAA TGCTTTCCAGAAGGTGTGGGGATCAACTCTACGCTGGATTTACTGTTACAG TGTTTATCGACAGAAGTCACCTGCGAGTCTGGCGCTGCCCTGGCTGCCACCCTAGCTAACGGGGGACTGTGCCCTCTGTCAGGTGACCAGGTGATGTCTCCCCACGCCGTCCGCAGCACGCTATCTGTGATGCAGGTGGCTGGAATGAATGATTATTCCAGAATGTTTCATTTCAAG ACATCTGTGCCGGCTAAGTCCAGTCAGTCTGGTGTCGTGCTGATCGTGGTTCCTGGAGTTCTGGGACTCATGTGCTGGTCTCCAGGACTGGACTGCAATGGAAATTCATGGAGGGGTGTCCATTTCTGTGAG GAGCTGGTTTCAAACTTCCAGCTGCACAGTTTTGACATTAGGACTCCATTCAGACAGGTGCTGTGCTACAGACAGTGGAAAGTGGAATCAGAG GGATACCAAATTATGAATGTACTTTTGGCTGCTTACAGAGGGGACATAATATCTCTGCGCAG GTACCTTCTGTCAGGAGCAGATGTGAATGCTGTAGATTATGATGGACGGTCAGCGCTGCACGTGGCAGCCTCTGAGGGCCGTCTGGATGTCATCAAGTTCCTGGTGGAGAACGCAGGGGCAAACTCCACACTGAAGGACAG GTGGGGAAAAACAGCCTTACAAGAGGCCATGAGATGCAATCAAGACCCCGCCATTCAGtttctgaagaaacacacagattATGAAGAAAGTGTATGA
- the glsl gene encoding glutaminase liver isoform, mitochondrial isoform X2 codes for MPSFISNGGIKRTVPEQDKLHASQASQAWQQLGRPEMNQGHIKKKVAADVLFDSFASGGRVNCNQFFEALWSSGIIRTDPRIKDCYSLMRKLQEADGSVDRSTFHRCVTGFVSFILKALQGRFVIPDFSTFTEETQKLFIKCKQLSSVKGKEDVRESATKWGISVCTVDGQRLSLGDWAEPCILGEISWPLIYGLAVDQQGSDYVHRFVGMEEYSKYESPFTLNKQGVPHSPLVETGAIICTSLLQLATRPVTDEEEKYESVLNIIRRLCNKEHANLNCTSYQNLRKDIIHLHALSFYLQEKKCFPEGVGINSTLDLLLQCLSTEVTCESGAALAATLANGGLCPLSGDQVMSPHAVRSTLSVMQVAGMNDYSRMFHFKTSVPAKSSQSGVVLIVVPGVLGLMCWSPGLDCNGNSWRGVHFCEELVSNFQLHSFDIRTPFRQVLCYRQWKVESEGYQIMNVLLAAYRGDIISLRRYLLSGADVNAVDYDGRSALHVAASEGRLDVIKFLVENAGANSTLKDRWGKTALQEAMRCNQDPAIQFLKKHTDYEESV; via the exons ATGCCATCTTTTATAAGCAATGGAGGCATAAAACGAACAGTACCAGAGCAGGACAAACTTCATGCCAGCCAAGCCAGCCAAGCATGGCAACAGTTGGGCCGACCGGAAATGAATCAAGGTCATATTAAGAAAAAAGT gGCTGCTGATGTGCTGTTTGATAGTTTTGCCTCTGGGGGAAGAGTCAACTGCAATCAGTTTTTTGAG GCCCTGTGGAGCTCAGGAATCATCCGAACAGACCCACGGATTAAAGACTGCTACAGCCTGATGCGGAAATTACAGGAAGCCGATGGAAGCGTTGACAGGAGCACTTTTCACAG GTGCGTGACTGGCTTTGTGTCTTTCATACTGAAGGCATTGCAGGGAAGATTTGTCATTCCAGATTTCTCCACATTCACAGAGGAAACACAAAAGCTGTTCATTAAATGCAAACAACTCTCCTCTGTGAAG GGGAAAGAAGATGTAAGAGAGAGCGCCACAAAATGGGGCATTTCAGTTTGTACTGTGGATGGACAGAG ACTTTCTTTAGGAGACTGGGCTGAACCTTGCATTCTGGGAGAGATTTCCTGGCCTCTCATATACGGTCTAGCAGTAGACCAGCAAGGATCTGACTACGTGCACAGATTTGTAGGGATGGAGGAATATTCCAAATACGAGTCTCCATTTACCCTGAACAAGCAAG GTGTCCCTCATAGTCCACTGGTTGAGACAGGAGCCATTATCTGCACTTCTTTGTTACAG CTGGCAACCAGACCAGTCACTGACGAGGAAGAAAAGTACGAGTCT GTTTTGAATATCATCAGGAGACTGTGCAACAAAGAGCATGCAAACCTAAACTGCACCAG TTATCAAAACCTGCGAAAAGACATCATCCATCTCCACGCGCTTTCATTTTACTTACAAGAGAAGAAA TGCTTTCCAGAAGGTGTGGGGATCAACTCTACGCTGGATTTACTGTTACAG TGTTTATCGACAGAAGTCACCTGCGAGTCTGGCGCTGCCCTGGCTGCCACCCTAGCTAACGGGGGACTGTGCCCTCTGTCAGGTGACCAGGTGATGTCTCCCCACGCCGTCCGCAGCACGCTATCTGTGATGCAGGTGGCTGGAATGAATGATTATTCCAGAATGTTTCATTTCAAG ACATCTGTGCCGGCTAAGTCCAGTCAGTCTGGTGTCGTGCTGATCGTGGTTCCTGGAGTTCTGGGACTCATGTGCTGGTCTCCAGGACTGGACTGCAATGGAAATTCATGGAGGGGTGTCCATTTCTGTGAG GAGCTGGTTTCAAACTTCCAGCTGCACAGTTTTGACATTAGGACTCCATTCAGACAGGTGCTGTGCTACAGACAGTGGAAAGTGGAATCAGAG GGATACCAAATTATGAATGTACTTTTGGCTGCTTACAGAGGGGACATAATATCTCTGCGCAG GTACCTTCTGTCAGGAGCAGATGTGAATGCTGTAGATTATGATGGACGGTCAGCGCTGCACGTGGCAGCCTCTGAGGGCCGTCTGGATGTCATCAAGTTCCTGGTGGAGAACGCAGGGGCAAACTCCACACTGAAGGACAG GTGGGGAAAAACAGCCTTACAAGAGGCCATGAGATGCAATCAAGACCCCGCCATTCAGtttctgaagaaacacacagattATGAAGAAAGTGTATGA